From the genome of Deferribacterota bacterium, one region includes:
- a CDS encoding DUF6506 family protein — protein sequence MSLKAAFIFLSPQAEPTKDKSIVKTPDVELHVIACKNYEDACKISKQLLEENFVAIELCGGFGNVGAAEVTKAVDNKIPVGVVRFDIHPGLNNKSGDNIFM from the coding sequence ATGTCATTAAAAGCAGCATTTATCTTTTTATCACCTCAGGCTGAGCCTACAAAAGACAAAAGCATAGTTAAAACACCTGATGTTGAGCTACACGTAATAGCTTGTAAAAACTATGAGGATGCCTGTAAAATTTCAAAACAATTGTTAGAAGAAAATTTTGTAGCCATAGAGCTATGTGGTGGCTTTGGCAACGTAGGTGCAGCTGAAGTTACTAAAGCAGTTGATAATAAAATTCCCGTTGGCGTAGTCAGATTTGATATCCATCCTGGATTAAACAATAAAAGTGGTGACAACATATTCATGTAA
- a CDS encoding DUF445 family protein encodes MLFRPFKRRWFTLGWQGVIPRNRSKLASEIGLMVGNKLISNEAIKGAIWESNFQDLLEVTIKKELKNILDRDVGNIKALLNNFGIDSKNISRKIAEYLIESEGLKNTLNEKVNNILENLLEEVYEKKISDYPKIYEGVITTLHNLILNYLITNEFIDKLSNDIGEIILSGKSLKNIIKIDIDEILKNISNSITVKLTESIYNILQRDEVKEKITRKIIDFKNNYFKDGFFNQLKLTAINIILSDETIYEIIDKEFPQIVNSLKNNNDLKNKISDNLYNYLNNILSKPIYEYIERIGFEKFYEYRAKIIHRLKKYIHSDNFNEKIENIIKNNIETLSQKKIKEVLKNITINNEKFSIQVDVSNILKTENQSKIENLFNEVLDTIVLGNIYNSISEKTYNELAGNFKKELNSILDNNIINVFNTINISKIITDKINNLSLKDVENLLFSFMKEEFRWINLLGFIIGFIIGVIEVIIIQFY; translated from the coding sequence ATGCTTTTTAGACCATTTAAAAGAAGGTGGTTTACCTTAGGCTGGCAAGGTGTGATCCCACGTAATAGATCAAAATTAGCAAGTGAAATTGGTTTAATGGTGGGAAACAAATTAATAAGTAATGAAGCTATAAAAGGAGCAATATGGGAGAGCAACTTTCAAGATTTATTAGAAGTGACTATAAAAAAAGAACTAAAAAATATCTTAGATAGAGACGTTGGTAACATAAAAGCATTACTCAATAATTTTGGTATAGATTCAAAAAATATTTCAAGAAAAATAGCTGAATATCTAATAGAAAGTGAAGGGCTAAAAAACACGTTAAATGAAAAAGTTAACAATATTTTAGAGAACCTCTTAGAAGAGGTATATGAAAAAAAAATAAGTGATTATCCTAAAATCTACGAGGGCGTCATAACCACCCTCCACAACCTTATACTAAATTATTTAATAACTAATGAATTTATAGATAAGCTATCAAATGATATAGGGGAAATTATATTATCGGGTAAATCATTAAAAAATATAATCAAAATAGATATTGATGAAATACTAAAAAACATATCAAATTCAATAACGGTTAAATTAACTGAATCTATTTATAACATCCTACAAAGAGATGAGGTTAAGGAGAAAATAACTAGAAAAATAATAGACTTTAAAAATAATTATTTTAAAGATGGTTTTTTTAATCAACTAAAACTTACTGCTATAAATATAATACTATCAGATGAAACAATTTATGAGATAATTGACAAAGAATTCCCACAAATAGTTAATTCATTAAAGAATAATAATGATCTAAAAAATAAAATAAGTGATAATCTCTATAACTATCTAAACAATATATTGTCAAAACCAATTTATGAATATATCGAAAGAATTGGCTTTGAAAAATTTTATGAATATAGAGCAAAAATTATTCATAGATTAAAAAAATATATACATTCTGATAATTTCAACGAAAAGATTGAGAATATTATAAAGAATAACATTGAAACACTTAGCCAAAAGAAAATAAAGGAGGTATTAAAAAATATAACAATTAACAATGAAAAGTTTTCTATTCAAGTTGATGTCTCCAATATATTAAAAACTGAAAATCAAAGTAAAATAGAAAATTTATTTAATGAAGTTCTAGACACTATAGTACTTGGGAATATATATAATAGTATATCTGAAAAAACATATAACGAATTAGCTGGAAATTTTAAAAAAGAACTTAATAGCATACTTGATAATAATATAATAAATGTATTTAATACAATAAATATCTCAAAGATTATTACTGATAAAATTAATAATCTATCTTTAAAAGATGTGGAAAATCTATTATTCTCTTTTATGAAGGAGGAGTTTAGATGGATAAACTTATTAGGTTTTATAATAGGTTTTATAATAGGCGTTATAGAAGTAATTATAATACAATTTTATTAA
- the nifJ gene encoding pyruvate:ferredoxin (flavodoxin) oxidoreductase — MGNKKYITIDGNTAAAYTAHATNEVISIYPITPSSVMGELADEKSAKGEKNIWGEVPKVVEMQSEAGAAGTCHGSITTGALTTTFTASQGLLLMIPNMYKIAGELTPTVFHVSARAVATHALSIFGDHSDVMTCRPTGWALLASANPQEVMDFALIAQMASLESYIPVLHFFDGFRTSHEIRKVEQIDFDIMRQLIDDNLVSKLRQRGLNPERPMIKGTSQNPDVFFQSREAVNKFYDRFPQILQKNMDKFYEAVGRRYNLVDYVGHPEAEKVLVIMGSGADVAHETVEYMNQLGEKVGVLKFRLFRPFPLDAFVKNLPKSVKKFAVLDRTKEPGALGEPMYLDIRTAIGEAMQKGLFEFKGYPIVVGGRYGLGSKDFTPAMIKGVFDNLDKSEPINNFSVGIHDDVAFRSVDYDPEWLTPQDDIYNAMFYGLGADGTVGANKNSAKIIGEMTENYVQAYFVYDSKKAGSLTTSHLRFGKREIRSSYLIQKADFIACHNFAFLEKYDLLKPLKENGTFLLNSIYSKDEVWDKLPSTVQELLIERKPKMYIINASEIAERIGLGPRINVILQTAFFKISNIIPFDQALEAIKETIKKTYGRYGEKVVNMNIEAVNAAVNELIEVEIPNKVTSNISMKKCAIPPDSDNFIKETICKLIPNEGDALPVSKLPFDGTYPTGTSKYEKRNVALQIPVWEPELCIQCGICSFVCPHATIRMKIYDEKYLKDAPPTFKFTDAKGKEYKGMKFTIQIAAEDCTGCGACVFNCPAKSKSEPDKKAINMMPQPPLRETESKNFEYFLKIPELPYDKYNKKTIKGSQLAPHLFEFSGACPGCGETPYVRLMLQLFGDRAIIGNATGCSSIYIGNLPTTPFTKRADGRGPTWSNSLFEDTAEFAYGMRLAVNSFRSQALKLLEKLRDKIDSSLADEIATARTIEQVEIEEQRQRVVKLKEQLRNIDSLEAKKLYELADFLIPMSIWGVGGDGWAYDIGYGGLDHILAQKENVNLLVLDTEVYSNTGGQASKATSLGAFAKFAFAGKPTDKKDLGLMAMTYGHTYVAHVSLSNPAHCIRTFIEAENYNGPSIIIADSHCIAHGIDMSKGVEQQKLAINCGFNMLYRYNPQLLNEGKNPLKIDSKEPKESVIEFMKTENRFRAVMKMFPERAKMLASEAEKNIKRKYNLYKYLENMDKC; from the coding sequence ATGGGCAATAAAAAATATATCACAATTGATGGAAATACAGCTGCTGCATATACTGCACATGCCACAAATGAAGTAATATCAATCTACCCAATCACTCCATCCTCAGTTATGGGAGAATTAGCTGATGAAAAGAGCGCTAAAGGTGAAAAAAATATATGGGGAGAAGTGCCAAAAGTTGTTGAAATGCAATCTGAAGCAGGTGCAGCAGGAACTTGTCATGGTTCAATAACTACAGGGGCGCTAACAACAACTTTCACTGCATCACAGGGTTTACTGTTAATGATTCCCAACATGTATAAGATTGCAGGAGAATTAACCCCAACTGTTTTTCATGTAAGTGCACGAGCTGTAGCCACACATGCTCTATCAATTTTTGGCGATCATTCTGATGTTATGACCTGCAGACCAACTGGTTGGGCATTACTAGCTTCAGCCAACCCACAAGAAGTTATGGATTTTGCGCTAATTGCACAAATGGCATCTTTGGAAAGTTATATTCCTGTTTTGCATTTTTTTGATGGCTTTAGAACCTCTCATGAGATTAGAAAGGTTGAACAAATTGATTTTGATATAATGAGACAACTCATTGATGATAATCTTGTATCAAAATTAAGACAAAGGGGTTTAAATCCTGAAAGGCCAATGATAAAAGGAACATCACAAAACCCAGATGTTTTCTTCCAAAGTAGAGAGGCAGTAAATAAGTTTTACGATAGATTTCCTCAAATACTACAAAAAAATATGGATAAATTTTATGAAGCAGTGGGTAGGAGATATAACTTAGTTGATTATGTAGGTCATCCTGAGGCAGAAAAAGTTTTAGTTATTATGGGATCCGGTGCTGACGTTGCCCACGAGACAGTTGAGTATATGAACCAATTAGGTGAAAAGGTGGGTGTTTTAAAGTTTAGGCTATTTAGACCCTTTCCTTTAGATGCATTTGTAAAGAACTTACCAAAAAGTGTTAAAAAGTTTGCAGTATTGGATAGAACCAAAGAACCAGGCGCACTAGGCGAACCAATGTATCTTGATATAAGAACAGCAATAGGTGAAGCTATGCAAAAAGGCCTATTTGAATTTAAGGGGTATCCTATTGTTGTTGGTGGGAGATACGGCCTTGGTTCAAAGGACTTCACCCCAGCAATGATAAAGGGCGTTTTTGACAACTTAGATAAGAGCGAGCCAATCAATAATTTCTCTGTAGGAATACATGATGATGTTGCCTTTAGAAGTGTAGATTATGACCCTGAATGGTTAACGCCTCAAGATGACATCTACAATGCAATGTTTTATGGTCTTGGTGCAGATGGTACTGTTGGGGCAAACAAAAATTCTGCAAAGATAATTGGTGAAATGACTGAAAACTACGTCCAAGCTTATTTTGTCTATGACTCTAAAAAAGCAGGCTCCCTTACAACCTCACATTTGCGCTTTGGTAAAAGAGAGATTAGGAGTTCCTATTTGATCCAAAAAGCAGATTTTATAGCATGTCACAACTTTGCATTTCTAGAAAAATATGATCTCTTAAAACCATTGAAAGAAAATGGAACATTTTTGCTCAACTCTATATATAGTAAAGATGAAGTATGGGATAAATTACCATCTACTGTGCAAGAACTACTTATTGAGAGAAAACCAAAAATGTATATTATAAATGCTAGTGAAATAGCTGAAAGAATTGGTTTAGGTCCTCGTATAAATGTTATTCTACAAACAGCCTTCTTTAAAATTTCTAATATTATCCCCTTTGATCAAGCTTTAGAAGCAATAAAAGAAACTATCAAAAAAACTTATGGTAGATACGGCGAAAAAGTAGTAAATATGAACATAGAAGCAGTAAACGCTGCGGTTAATGAGCTAATAGAGGTTGAAATACCTAACAAGGTTACAAGTAATATATCTATGAAAAAATGTGCTATACCGCCTGATAGTGATAATTTTATAAAAGAAACAATTTGTAAATTAATTCCAAATGAAGGTGATGCACTACCTGTTTCAAAACTTCCCTTTGATGGCACCTATCCAACTGGCACTTCTAAATATGAAAAGAGAAATGTGGCGTTACAAATCCCTGTATGGGAGCCAGAATTATGTATACAATGTGGCATATGCTCCTTTGTTTGCCCTCATGCAACTATTAGAATGAAAATATATGATGAGAAATATTTAAAAGATGCGCCCCCTACTTTCAAATTTACTGATGCAAAGGGCAAAGAATATAAGGGAATGAAGTTTACTATACAAATAGCAGCTGAGGATTGCACAGGATGTGGAGCATGTGTGTTCAATTGCCCAGCTAAAAGTAAAAGCGAGCCAGATAAAAAAGCAATTAATATGATGCCTCAACCACCATTAAGGGAAACAGAGTCCAAAAACTTTGAATATTTCTTAAAGATACCCGAGCTACCTTATGATAAATATAACAAAAAAACAATTAAAGGATCTCAGCTAGCACCACATCTTTTTGAGTTTTCAGGGGCATGCCCTGGCTGTGGTGAAACTCCCTATGTTAGATTAATGCTCCAACTATTTGGTGATAGAGCAATAATTGGAAATGCTACAGGTTGTTCATCTATTTATATCGGAAACCTTCCAACAACACCATTTACAAAAAGGGCAGATGGAAGAGGCCCTACATGGTCTAACTCGCTATTTGAAGATACTGCAGAATTTGCCTATGGTATGCGTTTAGCAGTAAATTCTTTTAGGTCACAGGCTTTAAAATTATTAGAAAAATTAAGGGATAAAATTGATAGCTCTCTCGCTGATGAGATTGCAACTGCAAGAACAATAGAGCAAGTTGAGATTGAAGAACAAAGACAAAGGGTCGTCAAATTAAAAGAGCAGCTTAGAAATATTGATAGCTTAGAAGCTAAAAAACTATATGAACTAGCTGACTTTCTCATACCTATGTCTATATGGGGTGTAGGTGGTGATGGTTGGGCATATGATATAGGCTATGGTGGATTAGACCACATACTTGCCCAAAAAGAAAATGTAAATTTATTAGTACTTGATACAGAAGTCTATTCAAACACAGGAGGACAAGCATCTAAGGCAACCTCCCTTGGTGCTTTTGCAAAATTTGCTTTTGCAGGAAAGCCAACTGATAAGAAAGATTTGGGATTAATGGCAATGACTTATGGTCATACCTATGTGGCCCATGTATCTTTATCTAATCCAGCTCATTGCATAAGAACATTTATTGAAGCAGAAAACTACAATGGCCCATCAATTATTATAGCTGATAGCCATTGTATTGCCCATGGTATTGATATGAGCAAAGGTGTTGAGCAGCAAAAACTTGCCATCAACTGTGGGTTTAATATGCTTTATAGGTATAACCCACAACTACTGAATGAAGGTAAAAACCCACTAAAGATTGACTCAAAAGAGCCTAAAGAATCGGTTATTGAGTTTATGAAAACTGAAAACAGATTTAGAGCGGTAATGAAAATGTTTCCAGAAAGGGCAAAAATGCTGGCATCTGAAGCAGAAAAAAATATTAAAAGAAAATATAATCTATACAAATACCTAGAAAATATGGATAAGTGCTAA
- a CDS encoding LUD domain-containing protein, with product MKRNIKKDIKSRIEDSFFQKHLTNFASDYKSKKEVAFGDLDFNALRESVGKLRLDLLNNIETLSREFIDNASKAGCYIYKAKNGVDAARYIINVCRKHNAKKVIKSKSMTAEETDLNRYIEFAGIERAETDLGEWLIQLCNEKPSHMVIPALHKNRKQVAAVLSKAAKKSIDENDTKQMVEIARRILRSSFFDADVGITGANILIASSGSSVIVTNEGNGRLTSTIPPVHIVIAGYDKIVDNFSSASKILKILSKSTTGQHFSSYVTMVKGCNESLKNKGQKKEVHYVLLDNGRLSLLRHPILKDVFKCIRCGSCANVCPVYEVVGGHIFGDIYVGPIGLILTALYHTEKKALDLFDMCIGCKACSENCPSNIDLESIITYLKLSLSEKYHKGKIMKAINNISFARPFLMDQSFRLVRVVERPFLEEDGNYIKSDLPLIKKDFRKLPSVKKKSFTEIYNKDFYKENIKNDVFFYPGCMIEYIYPDIGIDLVKFLDRLGVGVDIPKNPACCGMPLIHQGDKSNAFKLIRKLIKSLGYPRLYSAYITLCPTCAVAFISEVSYFVQDDPSLYKFSQHLKNNTKSLNMFLEENGFDLTLNLDKKVTYHIPCHLRRGQNTSSEGLIRKLAGDKYIPMSDSDVCCGFGGTFSVSYRDVSNVIINKKLNNIFDTNCDIVITDCPACIMQIDGALKKKGSNKTVKHLSEILNSYYT from the coding sequence ATGAAAAGGAACATAAAAAAAGATATTAAAAGTAGAATAGAGGATTCTTTCTTCCAAAAACATTTAACAAATTTTGCAAGTGATTATAAAAGCAAGAAAGAGGTAGCCTTTGGAGACTTAGATTTTAATGCTTTGAGAGAAAGTGTAGGTAAGCTAAGGTTAGATCTATTAAATAATATTGAAACATTGTCAAGAGAGTTTATTGATAATGCTTCAAAGGCAGGCTGTTATATATATAAAGCTAAAAATGGGGTTGATGCTGCTAGGTATATAATTAATGTATGTAGGAAACATAATGCAAAGAAAGTTATTAAATCAAAATCAATGACTGCCGAGGAAACTGATCTAAATAGATATATTGAATTTGCAGGTATTGAAAGAGCAGAGACAGATTTAGGTGAGTGGCTTATCCAGCTGTGTAACGAGAAGCCATCACATATGGTAATACCAGCATTACATAAAAATAGGAAACAAGTAGCAGCTGTTTTGTCTAAAGCCGCTAAAAAATCTATAGATGAAAATGACACAAAGCAGATGGTTGAGATTGCAAGGCGTATTCTAAGAAGCAGTTTTTTTGATGCTGATGTTGGGATAACAGGTGCCAATATACTTATTGCTTCAAGTGGCTCAAGTGTAATTGTAACAAATGAGGGTAATGGGAGGCTTACATCAACAATACCACCAGTTCATATAGTGATAGCGGGCTATGATAAGATTGTAGATAATTTTAGTTCAGCCAGCAAAATTTTAAAGATACTATCAAAATCTACGACAGGCCAGCATTTTAGTTCTTATGTCACTATGGTTAAAGGTTGTAATGAATCTCTAAAGAATAAAGGCCAAAAAAAAGAAGTCCACTATGTTTTGTTAGATAATGGTAGATTGTCCTTATTGCGGCACCCTATTTTAAAGGATGTATTTAAGTGTATTAGGTGTGGCAGTTGTGCTAATGTTTGTCCTGTTTATGAGGTTGTTGGAGGGCATATTTTTGGAGATATTTATGTTGGACCAATTGGATTGATTCTGACAGCATTATATCATACAGAAAAAAAAGCACTAGATTTATTTGATATGTGTATTGGTTGCAAGGCTTGTTCTGAGAATTGTCCTTCTAATATTGATTTAGAAAGCATTATCACCTATCTAAAGCTTTCATTATCTGAAAAATATCATAAGGGAAAGATTATGAAAGCTATTAATAATATTAGCTTTGCAAGACCATTCTTAATGGATCAGTCCTTTAGGTTGGTAAGAGTTGTGGAGAGACCTTTTTTAGAAGAGGATGGTAATTATATAAAGTCAGATTTACCTTTAATTAAGAAAGATTTTAGGAAGCTACCATCGGTTAAAAAGAAAAGCTTTACTGAGATATATAATAAAGATTTTTATAAAGAAAATATCAAAAATGATGTATTTTTCTATCCAGGGTGTATGATTGAATATATATATCCCGACATTGGTATTGATCTAGTTAAGTTCTTAGACAGGTTGGGAGTTGGTGTTGATATACCCAAAAATCCTGCATGTTGTGGTATGCCTCTAATTCACCAAGGTGATAAAAGTAATGCCTTTAAACTCATAAGAAAATTGATTAAATCTTTAGGTTATCCAAGGCTTTATAGCGCCTATATTACACTTTGCCCAACATGTGCTGTAGCCTTTATATCAGAGGTCTCATATTTTGTTCAGGATGATCCGTCTCTATATAAATTTAGTCAGCACTTAAAAAATAACACAAAGTCCCTCAATATGTTTTTAGAGGAGAATGGTTTTGATCTGACATTGAATTTAGATAAAAAGGTTACATACCATATCCCTTGCCATTTAAGGAGAGGACAAAACACTTCCTCAGAAGGCTTAATAAGAAAACTTGCAGGTGATAAATATATACCTATGAGTGATAGTGATGTCTGTTGTGGCTTTGGTGGTACCTTTTCTGTCAGCTATAGAGATGTTTCTAATGTTATAATAAATAAAAAGCTTAATAATATTTTTGATACAAATTGTGATATTGTTATAACTGATTGTCCAGCCTGTATAATGCAAATTGATGGAGCTCTTAAAAAGAAAGGTTCTAATAAAACTGTTAAACATTTATCAGAGATATTAAATAGTTATTATACTTAA
- a CDS encoding polyphosphate:AMP phosphotransferase has product MFNDIQYSTDISKDEYKSSINNIIGDLVSLQYKFKDHRGPLIIIISGFYGAGIEKLLNFISHHIDMRLVKVHTSWKKVYNKEKPHLYNYWQALPERGKTAIFLHGWYKKPIKDYVNGKISALEFENHLIDIEKLEKMLAEDGAVFLKFWLFIDKKRMKNVIKKAENIFGNSIENVIKEIKWNYKYYEKFSLASEKAIITTDTSFARWNIINARSKRYLKVNVLKSIHELFSVYKQQENVCINTTLPKHINNSIPPILSNVDLSKTLSKNKYEKKLKELGKNIYEITWKSYYKKVGIILVFEGFDAAGKGGCIRRLTDVIDTRLYNIYQTTAPSDYEKRFHYLWRFWNQVPSKGFITIFDRSWYGRVLVERIENLANYTEWSRAYEEINSFEEQLFHSGIKILKFWLHLSKDEQLRRFKEREELPWKRYKITEEDWRNRSKWEEYEKCANEVFLRTNTSFAPWLIIPSNNKQYARIEVMKNLYNTLRSAI; this is encoded by the coding sequence GTGTTTAATGATATCCAGTATAGCACTGATATAAGCAAGGATGAATATAAAAGCTCAATAAATAATATTATTGGCGACCTCGTTTCGCTACAATATAAATTCAAAGATCATAGAGGTCCACTCATAATCATAATTTCTGGTTTTTATGGAGCAGGAATAGAAAAACTTCTGAATTTTATATCTCATCATATCGATATGCGTCTTGTCAAGGTACATACTTCATGGAAGAAGGTATATAACAAAGAAAAACCTCACCTTTATAATTACTGGCAGGCGCTCCCTGAAAGAGGAAAAACTGCTATTTTTCTACACGGATGGTATAAAAAGCCTATAAAGGATTATGTTAATGGCAAAATTAGCGCTTTAGAATTTGAAAATCACCTCATAGATATAGAAAAATTAGAAAAAATGTTAGCTGAGGATGGAGCGGTTTTTTTGAAATTTTGGTTATTTATTGATAAAAAGAGAATGAAAAATGTAATAAAGAAGGCAGAGAATATTTTTGGAAACTCCATTGAAAATGTTATTAAGGAAATTAAGTGGAATTATAAATATTATGAAAAATTCTCATTAGCATCTGAAAAGGCTATAATCACTACAGACACATCATTTGCTAGATGGAACATAATAAATGCTCGCTCTAAACGATATTTAAAAGTAAATGTATTAAAGAGTATACACGAATTATTCAGTGTATATAAGCAACAAGAAAATGTATGCATAAACACTACACTTCCAAAACATATAAATAATAGTATACCACCTATATTAAGCAATGTAGACCTGTCAAAAACCTTAAGTAAAAATAAATATGAGAAAAAATTAAAAGAATTAGGAAAAAATATATATGAAATAACCTGGAAAAGTTATTATAAAAAAGTAGGTATTATTTTAGTATTCGAAGGCTTTGATGCCGCTGGCAAAGGTGGATGCATTAGAAGGCTAACTGATGTTATAGACACCAGGTTGTACAATATTTACCAAACAACAGCACCTTCAGATTATGAAAAACGATTTCACTATCTCTGGAGATTTTGGAACCAAGTACCATCCAAAGGATTTATCACTATTTTTGATAGATCATGGTATGGACGAGTATTAGTTGAAAGAATTGAAAATCTTGCAAATTACACAGAATGGTCAAGGGCATACGAAGAAATAAATAGTTTTGAGGAACAATTATTTCATAGTGGTATAAAAATATTAAAATTTTGGCTTCACCTATCAAAGGATGAACAATTAAGAAGATTTAAAGAAAGGGAAGAATTGCCATGGAAACGTTATAAAATTACTGAAGAAGACTGGAGAAATAGAAGTAAATGGGAAGAGTATGAAAAATGTGCTAATGAGGTCTTTTTGAGGACTAACACATCTTTTGCACCATGGTTGATTATACCCTCTAACAATAAGCAATATGCAAGAATTGAAGTAATGAAAAACCTATATAATACACTAAGAAGTGCTATCTAA
- a CDS encoding LUD domain-containing protein, which produces MIDLFLKYSIVAGNENEVVNERDFNLYKRNLIDEFDFVYVPYFELFKKVDINEKGIRASLLQADYGIAETGSIVLISSDENINRASMLSDSITYILLENNIVDTLDSISKYIERETKKEKNYITIITGPSRTADIENQLIIGVHGPKEQRIIVVKKD; this is translated from the coding sequence ATGATTGATTTGTTTTTAAAATACTCAATTGTAGCTGGGAACGAAAATGAAGTTGTTAATGAAAGAGATTTCAATTTATATAAGAGAAACTTAATTGATGAGTTTGATTTTGTTTATGTTCCCTATTTTGAGTTATTTAAAAAAGTGGATATTAATGAAAAAGGTATTAGGGCGTCACTATTACAAGCAGATTATGGCATTGCCGAGACTGGTAGTATTGTTTTAATTTCATCAGATGAAAACATCAATAGGGCTTCAATGCTATCTGATAGTATAACATATATATTACTTGAGAATAATATAGTTGATACCTTAGATAGTATTTCAAAGTATATTGAAAGGGAGACAAAGAAAGAAAAAAACTACATAACTATTATAACTGGTCCTTCAAGAACAGCGGATATTGAAAATCAATTAATAATAGGTGTGCATGGTCCAAAAGAGCAAAGAATAATAGTAGTAAAAAAGGATTAA
- a CDS encoding acyl-CoA carboxylase subunit beta, whose protein sequence is MEDKINELKKLNELAELGGGIERIKKQHSAGKLTARERIEKLLDKGTFVELDKFVRHRCHYFDMEKNSYLGDGVVTGYGKIAGRKVYIFSQDFTVFGGSLSEYFAKKICKIMDLALQNGDPIIGLNDSGGARIQEGVLSLAGYADIFLRNSLSSGVIPQISAIMGPCAGGAVYSPALTDFIFMVKDTSYMFITGPDVVKTVTNEIVTKDELGGAVTHNTKSGVAHFIADNDEECLLKIRELLSFLPSNNLDDPPIKPTKDDPNRTDSELNKIVPENPNQAYDIKSIITKIVDDNYFLEVQELYAKNLVVGFARFNGKTVGILANQPQVLAGALDVDSSIKGARFVRFCDCFNIPLLTLVDVPGFMPGTNQEYNGIIKHGAKLLYAYCESTVPKITIITRKAYGGAYDVLSSKHIRGDINYAYPTAEIAVMGPDGAVNILFRNDIKSAKDPEKRKKELVEEYRKTFANPYRAAELGFIDEIIIPENTRTKVIQALELLSNKRQTNPPKKHDNLPL, encoded by the coding sequence GTGGAAGACAAGATTAATGAGCTAAAGAAGCTGAATGAATTAGCAGAGTTAGGTGGAGGTATAGAGAGGATTAAAAAACAACATAGTGCAGGCAAATTAACAGCTAGAGAGAGAATTGAAAAGCTGTTAGATAAAGGAACCTTTGTTGAGTTAGATAAATTTGTTAGACATAGATGTCATTATTTTGATATGGAGAAAAATTCCTACTTAGGCGATGGTGTAGTTACAGGATATGGAAAAATTGCTGGCAGAAAGGTATATATCTTTTCGCAAGATTTTACAGTTTTTGGGGGATCGCTCTCAGAATATTTTGCAAAAAAAATATGTAAAATAATGGATCTAGCCCTCCAAAATGGGGATCCAATTATAGGATTAAATGATTCAGGTGGAGCTAGAATACAAGAAGGAGTATTATCCCTCGCCGGATATGCTGATATATTTTTAAGAAACTCTTTATCATCAGGTGTAATCCCTCAGATATCAGCTATTATGGGCCCTTGTGCAGGTGGAGCAGTATACTCCCCAGCACTTACTGATTTTATATTTATGGTAAAAGATACAAGCTATATGTTTATTACTGGTCCTGATGTTGTAAAAACAGTAACAAATGAAATTGTAACAAAAGACGAATTAGGTGGCGCTGTAACGCATAACACTAAAAGTGGTGTAGCACATTTTATAGCTGATAATGATGAGGAATGCTTATTAAAGATTAGGGAACTACTCAGTTTTTTACCATCTAACAACCTAGACGACCCTCCAATAAAACCTACCAAGGACGATCCAAATAGAACAGATAGTGAATTAAACAAGATTGTGCCAGAGAATCCTAATCAAGCTTATGATATTAAAAGCATTATAACAAAAATTGTAGATGATAACTACTTTCTTGAAGTACAAGAGTTATATGCTAAGAATCTAGTGGTTGGTTTTGCAAGGTTTAATGGTAAAACTGTTGGTATACTTGCAAATCAACCTCAAGTTTTAGCTGGTGCACTCGATGTTGACTCATCAATAAAAGGTGCAAGATTTGTTAGATTCTGTGATTGTTTTAATATTCCCCTATTAACACTCGTTGACGTCCCTGGTTTTATGCCAGGAACCAATCAAGAATATAACGGCATTATTAAACATGGTGCAAAACTACTCTATGCATATTGCGAATCTACTGTTCCAAAGATTACTATTATAACAAGGAAAGCATACGGTGGCGCATATGACGTATTAAGCTCAAAACATATCAGGGGTGATATAAATTATGCTTATCCAACAGCTGAGATTGCTGTTATGGGGCCAGATGGAGCAGTTAATATATTGTTTAGAAATGATATAAAATCAGCAAAAGATCCAGAAAAGAGAAAGAAAGAGCTAGTTGAAGAATATAGAAAAACCTTTGCAAACCCCTATAGAGCAGCAGAATTAGGA